A genomic region of Paroedura picta isolate Pp20150507F chromosome 4, Ppicta_v3.0, whole genome shotgun sequence contains the following coding sequences:
- the TMEM81 gene encoding transmembrane protein 81, with protein MNTETRLTLGTLAFAFFVPLTVASMISVTIPKALITATARLSVSSTSCSVTCGLGYKAEEICDIGSDGQRRHCTLQRSECLTNWLCGVRHFTVLVGKPLKLSCLTSEEIGPETQSFSYTWRLARGIITTDDPLFVPFKAPSYVIELSPAEEYDAGTYRCDVQFMKNYKIVKRIYFGLRVIPGNLVDLNFEKSLTQEQKTEAEKEKTEQNTTTSLLKWQHYSWQQRALLVFLVGIGSGVLGGVLLGIFLHSLLKNR; from the coding sequence ATGAACACAGAAACACGTTTGACCCTTGGGACATTGGCGTTTGCCTTCTTTGTGCCGCTGACAGTAGCTTCTATGATATCTGTGACCATTCCCAAAGCGTTGATCACGGCTACAGCTAGGCTTTCAGTGAGTTCCACAAGCTGCAGTGTCACCTGTGGTCTGGGCTATAAGGCAGAGGAAATATGTGATATTGGATCTGATGGTCAAAGAAGGCACTGCACCCTACAGCGCTCTGAATGCCTGACCAACTGGCTTTGCGGTGTGCGGCACTTCACGGTCCTTGTTGGTAAGCCATTAAAGCTCAGTTGCCTGACCTCTGAGGAGATTGGCCCTGAAACCCAGAGCTTCAGctatacctggaggctggccagggGGATCATCACCACAGACGATCCTCTTTTTGTGCCTTTTAAGGCTCCCAGCTATGTCATTGAGCTTTCTCCAGCTGAAGAATATGATGCGGGGACCTATAGATGTGATGTGCAATTCATGAAAAACTATAAAATAGTCAAGAGAATCTATTTTGGGCTTCGTGTGATCCCTGGTAACTTGGTAGATCTCAACTTTGAAAAATCCTTGACTCAGGAACAgaaaacagaagcagaaaaggaGAAAACTGAACAGAATACAACCACCTCTCTTCTCAAGTGGCAGCATTACTCCTGGCAACAGAGAGCATTGTTGGTGTTTCTGGTAGGCATTGGAAGTGGTGTCTTAGGAGGAGTTTTGTTGGGCATCTTTCTTCATTCTTTGCTGAAGAATCGTTAG